CCGACGCCTCCACGGTGACGCTGTTCGCGTCGGGCTTACTGCCGATGGCAGCGCTGCTGCGCCGTCGCAAGGCGTAAGACCAGCAGAAGGCAAATCCTTGCCCCTGTCGCCCCGACGACAGGGGCTTCTCGTTGCCACCGCGTTCCACCCGTACTGCAGCCCCGCTTGGCAGACGCCCTGCTGTTATGTTATGATGTGAGGGAAACACCGTGTGGGAGGAAGGGATGAAATCGGCGACCAAATACCTCTGGTTCCACACCGCCAAACGGCGGGAATATATCAACATCACCGACGAGGTGGAGCAGTTCGTGCGCGAAAGCGGCATCCAGGAGGGCTTTGTGCTGGTGAGCGCGATGCACATCACCGCGGGCGTCTACGTCAACGACGCCGAGAGCGGGCTGATTGCCGATATCGACGAGTGGCTGGAGAAACTCGCCCCCTACCGCCCGGACTACCGCCACCACCGCACAGGCGAGGACAACGGCGACGCGCACCTCAAGAGCCTGCTCATCCACCACGAGGTGATTGTTCCCATCACGGGCGGGAGATTAGACCTCGGTCCATGGCAGCAGATATACTATGCCGAATTTGACGGACAGAGGC
The Bacillota bacterium genome window above contains:
- a CDS encoding secondary thiamine-phosphate synthase enzyme YjbQ, encoding MKSATKYLWFHTAKRREYINITDEVEQFVRESGIQEGFVLVSAMHITAGVYVNDAESGLIADIDEWLEKLAPYRPDYRHHRTGEDNGDAHLKSLLIHHEVIVPITGGRLDLGPWQQIYYAEFDGQRRKRVILKAIGE